Proteins co-encoded in one Rhodococcus sp. PAMC28707 genomic window:
- a CDS encoding glutamine amidotransferase, with translation MSESTVRIGLVLPDVMGTYGDNGNALILRQRLRMRDIDAEVVHITLQDPVPDSLDVYTLGGAEDSAQRLATRHLARYPGLQNAAARGVPVLAICAAIQVLGHWYETSSGERVDGVSLFDVTTKPQATRSIGEVVTEPLLSGLTSHLTGFENHRGGTTLGVDASPLGKVTHGVGNGVGDGREGVVQGSVIGTYMHGPVLARNPELADYLLERALGSPLEPLDLPEVTQLRKERLSR, from the coding sequence ATGTCTGAGTCCACAGTTCGGATCGGGCTCGTCCTGCCCGACGTCATGGGAACCTACGGAGACAACGGCAATGCGTTGATTCTCCGGCAACGGCTTCGGATGCGAGATATCGACGCCGAAGTCGTCCACATCACCCTGCAGGACCCGGTACCCGATTCGCTCGACGTCTACACCCTGGGCGGGGCCGAGGACTCGGCGCAACGATTGGCGACGCGTCACCTCGCCCGATATCCCGGACTGCAGAATGCGGCCGCACGCGGCGTGCCCGTCCTCGCGATCTGCGCAGCTATCCAGGTCCTCGGACACTGGTACGAAACGTCCTCCGGCGAGCGCGTCGACGGCGTGTCACTATTCGACGTCACCACCAAGCCGCAGGCGACGCGGTCGATCGGTGAGGTCGTCACCGAACCTTTGCTCTCCGGGCTCACTTCGCATTTGACCGGCTTCGAAAACCACCGTGGTGGAACGACACTCGGTGTCGACGCGTCTCCGCTCGGGAAAGTCACGCACGGTGTCGGCAACGGTGTCGGCGACGGACGCGAAGGCGTCGTACAGGGTTCGGTGATCGGGACGTACATGCACGGACCGGTACTCGCGCGCAATCCCGAGTTGGCGGACTACCTCCTCGAACGTGCGCTCGGATCGCCGCTGGAGCCGCTCGACCTCCCCGAGGTCACCCAACTGCGGAAGGAGCGGCTCAGCCGCTAG